Proteins encoded together in one Benincasa hispida cultivar B227 chromosome 1, ASM972705v1, whole genome shotgun sequence window:
- the LOC120081656 gene encoding acetate/butyrate--CoA ligase AAE7, peroxisomal isoform X3, producing MFLLSSHLDLRKLRESRGFEICLICYLGSLLVKVAIIAPNIPAIYEAHFGVPMAGAVLNCVNIRLNAQTISFLLGHSSSAVVMVDQEFFPLAEEALKILAEKSDGHYKPPLLIVIGDESCDPEALKYALSKGAIEYEKFLETGNPEFAWKPPEDEWQSITLGYTSGTTASPKGVVLSHRGAYVMSLSAGLVWGMNEGAIYLWTLPMFHCNGWCYTWALAALCGTSICLRQVTAKSVYSAIAKHKVTHFCAAPVVLNTIVNAPKEDTILPLPHVVHVMTAGAAPPPSVLHAMSQKGFRITHTYGLSETYGPSTICAWKPEWDSLPPEAQARMNARQGVRYVGLEGLDVVNTQTMQPVPSDGKTVGEIVMRGNAVMKGYLKNPKANKEAFANGWFHSGDLGVKHPDGYIEIKDRSKDIIISGGENISSVEIENTLYQHPAILEVSVVARADERWGESPCAFVTLKSKVDKGNEQRMAEDIMKFCKSKMPAYWVPKSVVFGELPKTATGKVQKHLLRAKAKEMGPVKISKL from the exons ATGTTCCTTTTGAGCTCTCATCTTGACTTGCGGAAATTACGAGAATCCAGAGGGTTTGAAATCTGTCTGATATGTTATCTTGGAAGTTTATTAGTTAAA GTAGCAATAATTGCACCAAATATTCCAGCTATCTATGAAGCTCATTTTGGAGTTCCCATGGCTGGAGCTGTACTGAACTGTGTTAATATTCGTCTAAATGCTCAAACAATTTCATTTCTTCTCGGTCACTCGTCATCTGCAGTTGTTATGGTGGATCAAGAGTTTTTCCCCTTAGCAGAAGAAGCTTTGAAAATTCTAGCTGAAAAGAGTGATGGCCATTACAAGCCCCCACTTCTAATTGTAATTGGTGATGAAAGCTGTGATCCGGAGGCACTCAAATATGCTTTATCAAAAGGGGCCATCGAATACGAGAAATTCTTGGAAACGGGCAATCCTGagtttgcttggaaaccacCAGAGGATGAGTGGCAGAGCATTACTCTAGGCTATACTTCTGGTACAACTGCAAGTCCTAAAGGGGTGGTTTTGAGCCACCGAGGGGCATATGTCATGTCTTTGAGTGCAGGCTTAGTGTGGGGTATGAATGAAGGAGCTATATATCTTTGGACTCTGCCAATGTTTCATTGCAATGGTTGGTGTTACACTTGGGCACTGGCTGCCCTCTGTGGGACAAGTATTTGCCTCCGGCAG GTCACAGCTAAGTCAGTTTATTCAGCCATAGCCAAGCATAAAGTAACACACTTTTGTGCTGCACCTGTGGTTCTTAATACTATTGTTAATGCCCCTAAAGAAGATACTATCCTTCCCCTTCCCCATGTTGTCCATGTAATGACAGCAGGAGCTGCTCCACCCCCTTCGGTATTACATGCAATGTCACAGAAGGGCTTCCGGATCACTCACACCTATGGCCTATCTGAAACTTATGGTCCTTCTACAATATGTGCATGGAAGCCAGAGTGGGACTCATTGCCTCCAGAAGCCCAAGCGCGAATGAATGCTCGTCAAGGTGTACGGTACGTTGGATTAGAGGGTCTAGACGTCGTGAACACTCAAACAATGCAGCCCGTTCCTTCTGATGGAAAAACTGTTGGAGAGATTGTAATGCGTGGGAATGCTGTTATGAAAGGCTACTTAAAGAACCCAAAAGCAAACAAAGAGGCGTTTGCAAATGGCTGGTTTCACTCCGGTGATCTTGGCGTAAAACATCCAGATGGCTACATAGAAATAAAAGACAGATCAAAGGATATCATCATTTCTGGAGGTGAGAACATTAGCAGTGTGGAGATAGAGAACACTCTCTACCAACACCCGGCGATACTGGAGGTGTCGGTTGTCGCTAGGGCAGACGAACGGTGGGGAGAATCTCCTTGTGCTTTCGTGACATTGAAATCCAAGGTAGATAAGGGTAATGAGCAACGAATGGCTGAGGATATTATGAAGTTTTGCAAGTCAAAGATGCCAGCTTACTGGGTCCCAAAATCTGTGGTATTTGGGGAGCTACCAAAAACAGCAACTGGGAAAGTTCAAAAGCATCTGCTGAGAGCGAAGGCCAAGGAGATGGGACCTGTTAAGATCAGCAAATTGTAA
- the LOC120081656 gene encoding acetate/butyrate--CoA ligase AAE7, peroxisomal isoform X2, producing the protein MKFYRIALQVVDSVRRMFLLSSHLDLRKLRESRGFEICLICYLGSLLVKVAIIAPNIPAIYEAHFGVPMAGAVLNCVNIRLNAQTISFLLGHSSSAVVMVDQEFFPLAEEALKILAEKSDGHYKPPLLIVIGDESCDPEALKYALSKGAIEYEKFLETGNPEFAWKPPEDEWQSITLGYTSGTTASPKGVVLSHRGAYVMSLSAGLVWGMNEGAIYLWTLPMFHCNGWCYTWALAALCGTSICLRQVTAKSVYSAIAKHKVTHFCAAPVVLNTIVNAPKEDTILPLPHVVHVMTAGAAPPPSVLHAMSQKGFRITHTYGLSETYGPSTICAWKPEWDSLPPEAQARMNARQGVRYVGLEGLDVVNTQTMQPVPSDGKTVGEIVMRGNAVMKGYLKNPKANKEAFANGWFHSGDLGVKHPDGYIEIKDRSKDIIISGGENISSVEIENTLYQHPAILEVSVVARADERWGESPCAFVTLKSKVDKGNEQRMAEDIMKFCKSKMPAYWVPKSVVFGELPKTATGKVQKHLLRAKAKEMGPVKISKL; encoded by the exons ATGAAATTCTATAGGATTGCGCTACAAGTAGTCGATAGCGTTCGACGCATGTTCCTTTTGAGCTCTCATCTTGACTTGCGGAAATTACGAGAATCCAGAGGGTTTGAAATCTGTCTGATATGTTATCTTGGAAGTTTATTAGTTAAA GTAGCAATAATTGCACCAAATATTCCAGCTATCTATGAAGCTCATTTTGGAGTTCCCATGGCTGGAGCTGTACTGAACTGTGTTAATATTCGTCTAAATGCTCAAACAATTTCATTTCTTCTCGGTCACTCGTCATCTGCAGTTGTTATGGTGGATCAAGAGTTTTTCCCCTTAGCAGAAGAAGCTTTGAAAATTCTAGCTGAAAAGAGTGATGGCCATTACAAGCCCCCACTTCTAATTGTAATTGGTGATGAAAGCTGTGATCCGGAGGCACTCAAATATGCTTTATCAAAAGGGGCCATCGAATACGAGAAATTCTTGGAAACGGGCAATCCTGagtttgcttggaaaccacCAGAGGATGAGTGGCAGAGCATTACTCTAGGCTATACTTCTGGTACAACTGCAAGTCCTAAAGGGGTGGTTTTGAGCCACCGAGGGGCATATGTCATGTCTTTGAGTGCAGGCTTAGTGTGGGGTATGAATGAAGGAGCTATATATCTTTGGACTCTGCCAATGTTTCATTGCAATGGTTGGTGTTACACTTGGGCACTGGCTGCCCTCTGTGGGACAAGTATTTGCCTCCGGCAG GTCACAGCTAAGTCAGTTTATTCAGCCATAGCCAAGCATAAAGTAACACACTTTTGTGCTGCACCTGTGGTTCTTAATACTATTGTTAATGCCCCTAAAGAAGATACTATCCTTCCCCTTCCCCATGTTGTCCATGTAATGACAGCAGGAGCTGCTCCACCCCCTTCGGTATTACATGCAATGTCACAGAAGGGCTTCCGGATCACTCACACCTATGGCCTATCTGAAACTTATGGTCCTTCTACAATATGTGCATGGAAGCCAGAGTGGGACTCATTGCCTCCAGAAGCCCAAGCGCGAATGAATGCTCGTCAAGGTGTACGGTACGTTGGATTAGAGGGTCTAGACGTCGTGAACACTCAAACAATGCAGCCCGTTCCTTCTGATGGAAAAACTGTTGGAGAGATTGTAATGCGTGGGAATGCTGTTATGAAAGGCTACTTAAAGAACCCAAAAGCAAACAAAGAGGCGTTTGCAAATGGCTGGTTTCACTCCGGTGATCTTGGCGTAAAACATCCAGATGGCTACATAGAAATAAAAGACAGATCAAAGGATATCATCATTTCTGGAGGTGAGAACATTAGCAGTGTGGAGATAGAGAACACTCTCTACCAACACCCGGCGATACTGGAGGTGTCGGTTGTCGCTAGGGCAGACGAACGGTGGGGAGAATCTCCTTGTGCTTTCGTGACATTGAAATCCAAGGTAGATAAGGGTAATGAGCAACGAATGGCTGAGGATATTATGAAGTTTTGCAAGTCAAAGATGCCAGCTTACTGGGTCCCAAAATCTGTGGTATTTGGGGAGCTACCAAAAACAGCAACTGGGAAAGTTCAAAAGCATCTGCTGAGAGCGAAGGCCAAGGAGATGGGACCTGTTAAGATCAGCAAATTGTAA
- the LOC120081656 gene encoding acetate/butyrate--CoA ligase AAE7, peroxisomal isoform X4, whose protein sequence is MAGAVLNCVNIRLNAQTISFLLGHSSSAVVMVDQEFFPLAEEALKILAEKSDGHYKPPLLIVIGDESCDPEALKYALSKGAIEYEKFLETGNPEFAWKPPEDEWQSITLGYTSGTTASPKGVVLSHRGAYVMSLSAGLVWGMNEGAIYLWTLPMFHCNGWCYTWALAALCGTSICLRQVTAKSVYSAIAKHKVTHFCAAPVVLNTIVNAPKEDTILPLPHVVHVMTAGAAPPPSVLHAMSQKGFRITHTYGLSETYGPSTICAWKPEWDSLPPEAQARMNARQGVRYVGLEGLDVVNTQTMQPVPSDGKTVGEIVMRGNAVMKGYLKNPKANKEAFANGWFHSGDLGVKHPDGYIEIKDRSKDIIISGGENISSVEIENTLYQHPAILEVSVVARADERWGESPCAFVTLKSKVDKGNEQRMAEDIMKFCKSKMPAYWVPKSVVFGELPKTATGKVQKHLLRAKAKEMGPVKISKL, encoded by the exons ATGGCTGGAGCTGTACTGAACTGTGTTAATATTCGTCTAAATGCTCAAACAATTTCATTTCTTCTCGGTCACTCGTCATCTGCAGTTGTTATGGTGGATCAAGAGTTTTTCCCCTTAGCAGAAGAAGCTTTGAAAATTCTAGCTGAAAAGAGTGATGGCCATTACAAGCCCCCACTTCTAATTGTAATTGGTGATGAAAGCTGTGATCCGGAGGCACTCAAATATGCTTTATCAAAAGGGGCCATCGAATACGAGAAATTCTTGGAAACGGGCAATCCTGagtttgcttggaaaccacCAGAGGATGAGTGGCAGAGCATTACTCTAGGCTATACTTCTGGTACAACTGCAAGTCCTAAAGGGGTGGTTTTGAGCCACCGAGGGGCATATGTCATGTCTTTGAGTGCAGGCTTAGTGTGGGGTATGAATGAAGGAGCTATATATCTTTGGACTCTGCCAATGTTTCATTGCAATGGTTGGTGTTACACTTGGGCACTGGCTGCCCTCTGTGGGACAAGTATTTGCCTCCGGCAG GTCACAGCTAAGTCAGTTTATTCAGCCATAGCCAAGCATAAAGTAACACACTTTTGTGCTGCACCTGTGGTTCTTAATACTATTGTTAATGCCCCTAAAGAAGATACTATCCTTCCCCTTCCCCATGTTGTCCATGTAATGACAGCAGGAGCTGCTCCACCCCCTTCGGTATTACATGCAATGTCACAGAAGGGCTTCCGGATCACTCACACCTATGGCCTATCTGAAACTTATGGTCCTTCTACAATATGTGCATGGAAGCCAGAGTGGGACTCATTGCCTCCAGAAGCCCAAGCGCGAATGAATGCTCGTCAAGGTGTACGGTACGTTGGATTAGAGGGTCTAGACGTCGTGAACACTCAAACAATGCAGCCCGTTCCTTCTGATGGAAAAACTGTTGGAGAGATTGTAATGCGTGGGAATGCTGTTATGAAAGGCTACTTAAAGAACCCAAAAGCAAACAAAGAGGCGTTTGCAAATGGCTGGTTTCACTCCGGTGATCTTGGCGTAAAACATCCAGATGGCTACATAGAAATAAAAGACAGATCAAAGGATATCATCATTTCTGGAGGTGAGAACATTAGCAGTGTGGAGATAGAGAACACTCTCTACCAACACCCGGCGATACTGGAGGTGTCGGTTGTCGCTAGGGCAGACGAACGGTGGGGAGAATCTCCTTGTGCTTTCGTGACATTGAAATCCAAGGTAGATAAGGGTAATGAGCAACGAATGGCTGAGGATATTATGAAGTTTTGCAAGTCAAAGATGCCAGCTTACTGGGTCCCAAAATCTGTGGTATTTGGGGAGCTACCAAAAACAGCAACTGGGAAAGTTCAAAAGCATCTGCTGAGAGCGAAGGCCAAGGAGATGGGACCTGTTAAGATCAGCAAATTGTAA
- the LOC120081656 gene encoding acetate/butyrate--CoA ligase AAE7, peroxisomal isoform X1, translating to MAGARDIDDLPKNDANYTALTPLWFIERAALVHPSRLSIVHGSRRYNWLQTYQRCRRLASAFSNRSIGAGDTVAIIAPNIPAIYEAHFGVPMAGAVLNCVNIRLNAQTISFLLGHSSSAVVMVDQEFFPLAEEALKILAEKSDGHYKPPLLIVIGDESCDPEALKYALSKGAIEYEKFLETGNPEFAWKPPEDEWQSITLGYTSGTTASPKGVVLSHRGAYVMSLSAGLVWGMNEGAIYLWTLPMFHCNGWCYTWALAALCGTSICLRQVTAKSVYSAIAKHKVTHFCAAPVVLNTIVNAPKEDTILPLPHVVHVMTAGAAPPPSVLHAMSQKGFRITHTYGLSETYGPSTICAWKPEWDSLPPEAQARMNARQGVRYVGLEGLDVVNTQTMQPVPSDGKTVGEIVMRGNAVMKGYLKNPKANKEAFANGWFHSGDLGVKHPDGYIEIKDRSKDIIISGGENISSVEIENTLYQHPAILEVSVVARADERWGESPCAFVTLKSKVDKGNEQRMAEDIMKFCKSKMPAYWVPKSVVFGELPKTATGKVQKHLLRAKAKEMGPVKISKL from the exons ATGGCCGGAGCCAGAGACATCGACGATCTGCCGAAGAACGACGCCAACTACACCGCCTTGACGCCGCTGTGGTTCATCGAGAGAGCCGCGTTGGTTCATCCATCCAGATTATCGATCGTCCATGGATCTCGCCGCTACAACTGGCTTCAGACTTACCAACGCTGTCGCCGTTTGGCTTCCGCTTTTTCAAACCGCTCCATCGGCGCCGGAGATACG GTAGCAATAATTGCACCAAATATTCCAGCTATCTATGAAGCTCATTTTGGAGTTCCCATGGCTGGAGCTGTACTGAACTGTGTTAATATTCGTCTAAATGCTCAAACAATTTCATTTCTTCTCGGTCACTCGTCATCTGCAGTTGTTATGGTGGATCAAGAGTTTTTCCCCTTAGCAGAAGAAGCTTTGAAAATTCTAGCTGAAAAGAGTGATGGCCATTACAAGCCCCCACTTCTAATTGTAATTGGTGATGAAAGCTGTGATCCGGAGGCACTCAAATATGCTTTATCAAAAGGGGCCATCGAATACGAGAAATTCTTGGAAACGGGCAATCCTGagtttgcttggaaaccacCAGAGGATGAGTGGCAGAGCATTACTCTAGGCTATACTTCTGGTACAACTGCAAGTCCTAAAGGGGTGGTTTTGAGCCACCGAGGGGCATATGTCATGTCTTTGAGTGCAGGCTTAGTGTGGGGTATGAATGAAGGAGCTATATATCTTTGGACTCTGCCAATGTTTCATTGCAATGGTTGGTGTTACACTTGGGCACTGGCTGCCCTCTGTGGGACAAGTATTTGCCTCCGGCAG GTCACAGCTAAGTCAGTTTATTCAGCCATAGCCAAGCATAAAGTAACACACTTTTGTGCTGCACCTGTGGTTCTTAATACTATTGTTAATGCCCCTAAAGAAGATACTATCCTTCCCCTTCCCCATGTTGTCCATGTAATGACAGCAGGAGCTGCTCCACCCCCTTCGGTATTACATGCAATGTCACAGAAGGGCTTCCGGATCACTCACACCTATGGCCTATCTGAAACTTATGGTCCTTCTACAATATGTGCATGGAAGCCAGAGTGGGACTCATTGCCTCCAGAAGCCCAAGCGCGAATGAATGCTCGTCAAGGTGTACGGTACGTTGGATTAGAGGGTCTAGACGTCGTGAACACTCAAACAATGCAGCCCGTTCCTTCTGATGGAAAAACTGTTGGAGAGATTGTAATGCGTGGGAATGCTGTTATGAAAGGCTACTTAAAGAACCCAAAAGCAAACAAAGAGGCGTTTGCAAATGGCTGGTTTCACTCCGGTGATCTTGGCGTAAAACATCCAGATGGCTACATAGAAATAAAAGACAGATCAAAGGATATCATCATTTCTGGAGGTGAGAACATTAGCAGTGTGGAGATAGAGAACACTCTCTACCAACACCCGGCGATACTGGAGGTGTCGGTTGTCGCTAGGGCAGACGAACGGTGGGGAGAATCTCCTTGTGCTTTCGTGACATTGAAATCCAAGGTAGATAAGGGTAATGAGCAACGAATGGCTGAGGATATTATGAAGTTTTGCAAGTCAAAGATGCCAGCTTACTGGGTCCCAAAATCTGTGGTATTTGGGGAGCTACCAAAAACAGCAACTGGGAAAGTTCAAAAGCATCTGCTGAGAGCGAAGGCCAAGGAGATGGGACCTGTTAAGATCAGCAAATTGTAA
- the LOC120070199 gene encoding chitinase-like protein 2, whose product MESKRFFWVLLLLLAAIAVIGDDSEFSVKPLVKIVKGKKLCDKGWECKGWSEYCCNHTVSDYFQTYQFENLFSKRNSPVAHAVGFWDYRSFITAAALFQPHGFGTTGGKLMGMKEIAAFLGHVGSKTTCGYGVATGGPLAWGLCYNKELSPDKLYCDEYYKLTYPCTPGVSYHGRGALPIYWNYNYGKTGEALNVNLLDHPEYIEDNATLAFQAAIWRWMTPVKKNQPSAHDVFVGKWKPTKNDTLAKRLPGFGTTINILYGDAACGQGEVDSMNNPISHYLHYLDLMGIGREEAGPHEVLSCAEQEPFESSSSSSSSSS is encoded by the exons ATGGAATCCAAGCGCTTCTTCTGGGTTCTGCTTCTGCTTCTGGCCGCGATCGCCGTGATTGGAGACGATTCTGAATTCTCCGTCAAGCCATTGGTGAAGATTGTGAAAGGGAAGAAGCTCTGTGACAAAGGATGGGAGTGTAAAGGCTGGTCGGAATATTGCTGTAATCATACCGTTTCTGATTACTTTCAGAcctatcaatttgaaaatttgttctCCAAGCGGAACTCGCCGGTCGCTCACGCCGTAGGGTTTTGGGATTATCGATCTTTTATTACGGCGGCGGCTTTGTTTCAGCCTCATGGATTCGGTACCACCGGTGGGAAGCTAATGGGGATGAAGGAAATTGCTGCTTTTCTCGGTCATGTTGGCAGTAAAACCACTT GTGGGTATGGAGTGGCGACTGGAGGTCCATTGGCATGGGGTCTGTGCTACAACAAGGAGCTGAGCCCTGATAAATTGTACTGTGATGAATATTACAAGCTCACTTATCCCTGTACTCCCGGAGTTTCTTACCATGGCCGTGGTGCCTTACCCATCTATTG GAACTACAACTATGGAAAAACAGGAGAAGCCTTGAATGTTAATCTATTGGACCATCCAGAGTACATTGAAGACAATGCCACTCTAGCATTTCAGGCTGCAATTTGGAGGTGGATGACCCCAGTGAAGAAGAACCAGCCCTCAGCACATGATGTGTTTGTAGGCAAATGGAAACCGACAAAGAACGACACACTGGCCAAGCGACTGCCTGGCTTTGGCACTACCATAAACATCCTCTATGGCGATGCTGCGTGTGGGCAGGGTGAAGTTGACTCCATGAACAACCCCATCTCCCATTACTTGCATTACCTCGATCTAATGGGCATTGGTCGAGAAGAAGCCGGACCCCATGAAGTCCTGAGCTGTGCCGAGCAGGAACCTTTTGagtcatcatcttcttcatcctcgtCATCTTCTTGA